In one Pasteuria penetrans genomic region, the following are encoded:
- a CDS encoding reverse transcriptase/maturase family protein encodes MRNPTIILGQLARKPHDYRFKRLYRLLYNPLWYEIAWRRLIPSQHPLPSLPPTDGAPIPHQPDPILLGQLIEQLRKKKYRPHNMVWETPSPPPRRGKNRRQRRPTPRPSYRLRQEDLIVQEVLRIILEACYEPHFLSVSHAFRGRRGCHTALTQVQRSFTDVVWILKPTQSILPVLDKKTMIRILQQKIDDTACLQLIQHMLKARYLHAWNYNTMGYHNTPRGSIIGPLLSNIYLHELDLWMLRFQTHFARQENKRLTYTRHGDEWLIGLSGSKNDALYLQEKLEKFFKKNLEIPQNLIEVSLQHSKRKIRFLGYDVSAPPHPHKKHNPCRLSLPQSVWTKKLFDLGAIRIHPTTHIWKALHRPYLVPLDDYAILHAYNREIEKIYHYYRLAHNVSQLQRFGYLMRLSFYKTMASKYKSTVRKIAQKYCFEGKPGVIRPTPTGSEVILFYHSGFQQQRIPDTTLSIPNDSKGQGK; translated from the coding sequence ATGCGCAACCCGACGATAATCCTGGGACAACTCGCCAGGAAACCCCATGATTACCGATTCAAGAGGCTCTATCGTCTCCTCTACAATCCCTTGTGGTACGAAATCGCTTGGAGAAGACTCATCCCATCACAACATCCCTTACCCTCCCTCCCCCCCACGGACGGGGCACCTATCCCCCACCAACCCGATCCAATCCTCCTTGGCCAACTCATCGAACAACTCCGCAAAAAAAAATACCGTCCCCACAATATGGTATGGGAAACCCCATCTCCCCCCCCCCGGCGAGGGAAAAATCGGCGCCAACGTCGTCCTACACCACGGCCCAGCTATCGCCTTCGTCAAGAGGACCTCATTGTGCAGGAGGTACTGCGCATAATCCTTGAGGCCTGCTACGAACCCCATTTCCTATCCGTCTCCCACGCCTTTCGGGGCCGAAGGGGGTGCCACACGGCACTCACACAAGTCCAACGTTCCTTCACCGACGTTGTATGGATTCTTAAACCCACCCAATCCATCCTACCCGTGCTAGACAAGAAAACCATGATTCGTATTCTGCAACAGAAGATTGATGATACTGCTTGCCTGCAACTCATACAACATATGCTCAAAGCCCGTTATCTACACGCATGGAACTACAACACCATGGGATACCACAACACACCACGGGGAAGCATCATAGGGCCCCTGCTCAGTAATATCTATCTACACGAACTAGATCTATGGATGCTCCGGTTTCAAACCCATTTTGCCCGCCAAGAAAACAAACGCCTAACCTATACACGGCATGGCGATGAGTGGTTGATAGGTCTATCCGGTAGTAAAAATGATGCTCTCTATCTACAGGAAAAATTAGAAAAATTTTTTAAAAAAAATCTCGAAATTCCCCAAAATCTTATCGAAGTTTCTTTACAACACAGCAAACGGAAGATACGTTTCCTCGGCTATGACGTTTCTGCCCCCCCACATCCCCACAAAAAGCATAACCCTTGTCGTCTCTCTTTACCCCAGTCCGTATGGACAAAAAAGCTTTTTGATCTAGGAGCCATCCGCATCCATCCTACCACACATATTTGGAAAGCCCTACACCGCCCTTATTTAGTACCACTCGACGATTACGCTATCCTCCACGCCTACAACCGAGAAATCGAAAAAATTTATCACTACTATCGTCTTGCCCACAATGTCAGTCAGTTGCAGCGGTTCGGCTACTTAATGCGCCTAAGCTTTTACAAAACCATGGCTAGTAAGTATAAATCAACGGTCCGCAAAATCGCGCAGAAGTACTGTTTCGAGGGAAAACCCGGTGTCATACGTCCTACCCCTACCGGTTCAGAGGTGATTTTGTTTTACCACAGTGGATTTCAACAACAACGTATTCCCGATACCACCCTCTCTATACCGAATGACTCTAAAGGGCAAGGAAAGTAG
- a CDS encoding DUF6154 family protein, which yields MLSFVDRIYALYREQIVDEETACAVVLCLLEEHTRAHMMELIGTMKDEEIMQMMGIYLIEMLKLKVVREDKMNDKQRGPSPVPSVVH from the coding sequence ATGTTGAGTTTTGTGGATCGCATTTATGCGTTATATCGGGAACAAATTGTGGACGAGGAAACGGCATGTGCCGTGGTATTGTGTTTGTTGGAGGAGCATACACGTGCACACATGATGGAATTGATTGGGACTATGAAGGATGAGGAAATTATGCAGATGATGGGAATTTATCTTATAGAGATGCTTAAGTTGAAGGTGGTACGGGAAGATAAAATGAATGACAAGCAGCGCGGTCCCTCTCCTGTGCCTTCTGTTGTACACTGA
- a CDS encoding cold shock domain-containing protein has product MVKWFNAEKGYGFIALGEGKKDVFVHYSKIQDPGFKTLEEGQSVMFDITKNKRGEQANNVVKVK; this is encoded by the coding sequence ATTGTAAAATGGTTCAATGCGGAAAAAGGATACGGTTTCATTGCGCTGGGGGAAGGAAAAAAGGACGTCTTCGTACACTATTCCAAGATTCAGGACCCCGGCTTCAAAACACTGGAAGAAGGCCAATCCGTTATGTTTGACATAACAAAAAACAAGCGCGGTGAACAGGCTAATAACGTAGTGAAAGTGAAGTAG
- a CDS encoding DUF2621 family protein, with protein MTEHIPKWFWLYLPAWCSMLILLGIGGKFMFRRFYKALPRADGRSLLDREEEFVNKTRHMWDETQKALLRKLVTPVPKPFRPTAEHAIAGKIGELALARQLKKIDQATLIEGYILATPKRDHRWLLRALAQSGIDHTPYQHLFKR; from the coding sequence TTGACCGAACACATACCCAAATGGTTCTGGCTCTACCTGCCCGCCTGGTGTAGCATGCTTATCCTTCTAGGCATTGGGGGAAAGTTCATGTTCCGTCGATTCTATAAAGCCCTCCCCAGGGCAGACGGACGCTCTCTCCTAGATCGTGAAGAGGAATTTGTCAACAAAACTAGACATATGTGGGACGAAACCCAGAAAGCACTACTACGTAAACTCGTTACCCCCGTTCCCAAACCTTTCCGCCCTACCGCTGAACATGCCATTGCAGGAAAGATCGGCGAACTAGCACTAGCCCGCCAATTGAAAAAAATAGACCAAGCAACATTGATTGAGGGTTACATCCTCGCCACCCCCAAGCGGGACCATCGCTGGCTGCTACGGGCCCTAGCCCAATCTGGCATTGATCATACCCCCTACCAACATTTGTTCAAACGTTAA
- the yfkAB gene encoding radical SAM/CxCxxxxC motif protein YfkAB, protein MHWTHNCGIDSESPPRDCRSELDPWDPLPVRLSEGRYVLTSVEITVTQLCNLRCAHCAVGESLSVHEQPALPLEDLLRALDGVDSLTTLSLTGGEPCASPRTVEQWVRPLLRYARERGLSTQINTNLTLPSSRYEASWLSDVDILHISYNAWDVDSFFRMAFAHAPQGTMVAAARFWDRLHGNARTLSSAGAFLSAETFISPLTSPHLEALHRGVADLGCSRHEIHPLYPSDFARGEDLLDISAYRGAVERLLSVRDPRVWMLFGTLPIFPCSEEMADRELWVRLHHTPGVTVRQDPDGRNRLNLNPFDGKVRLTDFGQASGSVLGDWREEGLPSIFQRWLASKEANSCHCFCPLVRCSGPNHLVLEAYYRGWDFQQRKANFSLLGSGGCSIQKGDG, encoded by the coding sequence GTGCATTGGACCCATAATTGTGGTATTGATTCCGAATCCCCTCCCCGGGATTGCCGGTCGGAGTTGGATCCATGGGATCCACTTCCTGTTCGTCTTTCGGAGGGTCGGTATGTTTTGACGAGTGTGGAGATTACGGTTACGCAACTTTGTAATCTCCGGTGCGCCCACTGTGCGGTGGGGGAGTCCCTCTCCGTCCATGAGCAGCCTGCGTTGCCTCTAGAGGATCTCTTACGGGCTTTAGATGGAGTTGATTCCCTGACTACCTTGAGTCTTACAGGCGGGGAACCTTGTGCCTCTCCGCGGACGGTGGAACAGTGGGTTCGTCCCCTGTTGCGCTATGCAAGGGAACGAGGATTGTCAACACAAATAAATACCAATTTAACGTTGCCGTCCTCCCGTTATGAGGCTTCTTGGTTGTCGGACGTAGATATACTGCATATTTCCTACAATGCTTGGGATGTGGATTCCTTTTTTAGAATGGCTTTTGCGCATGCCCCACAGGGAACCATGGTGGCGGCGGCTCGATTTTGGGATCGTTTGCATGGGAATGCACGTACTCTTTCCAGTGCGGGGGCCTTTTTATCCGCTGAGACCTTTATCAGTCCTCTCACGTCCCCCCACTTGGAGGCATTGCATCGGGGGGTCGCGGATCTAGGATGTTCACGGCATGAGATTCATCCCCTTTACCCAAGCGATTTTGCACGGGGTGAAGATCTGTTGGATATTTCCGCGTATCGGGGGGCGGTGGAACGTCTGCTATCGGTCCGTGATCCTCGTGTATGGATGTTATTTGGTACCTTGCCGATTTTTCCATGTAGCGAGGAGATGGCGGATCGGGAACTCTGGGTACGTTTGCATCATACCCCTGGAGTGACAGTTCGTCAGGATCCCGATGGTCGTAACCGCCTCAATCTCAATCCCTTTGATGGGAAGGTTCGTCTAACGGATTTTGGGCAGGCCTCGGGTTCGGTGTTGGGTGATTGGAGAGAAGAGGGTCTCCCGTCCATCTTTCAACGTTGGTTGGCGAGCAAAGAGGCCAATTCTTGCCATTGTTTTTGTCCACTTGTCCGTTGTTCGGGTCCCAATCATCTGGTCCTGGAAGCTTACTATCGGGGTTGGGATTTTCAACAGAGGAAGGCTAATTTTTCTTTGTTGGGATCGGGGGGGTGTTCTATACAGAAAGGGGATGGATAA
- a CDS encoding YhcN/YlaJ family sporulation lipoprotein, with the protein MNSTSQRIFLSLLGLSTFGIGVTGCGRGVEQRSEELARSSINPSVFSLYRISDDNQSRFGPNSTPAGVPSRERDPGQNDIGFFTYEALSHPERDQLEQQPTLFVDNEALAKGLSCLVGKLDSINHSTVVVHNQSILIGVTPKDKRQELGNDLHQQLLTMAKSITPRSYQIEILSEKQLQAKLDLKDLSKISLSSGIARGGWESASRSSSYASYGSEEGDTTALITIDRPLLARGLGYMLGKNFTFCPSHTLLVTDDIVFVGIPNLAKNTGEDTRDDDIQNRDKSNNNGEDADDPTGGTRTRDYTHGEFIQEAVQMIESITPGYYKVKILDEGYLRDKVNSADLRNVGSDGVTNRQGTLGKIIRELGDPTPPGGLDPTESP; encoded by the coding sequence GTGAATTCCACATCACAACGGATTTTTTTATCCCTGCTGGGCCTGTCTACATTTGGGATTGGGGTGACAGGATGTGGCAGAGGTGTCGAACAGAGGAGCGAGGAGCTCGCAAGATCCTCTATAAATCCCTCCGTCTTCTCACTCTATAGAATATCAGACGATAACCAATCACGTTTCGGTCCTAACAGCACCCCTGCCGGAGTTCCTAGTAGGGAAAGGGATCCCGGCCAAAATGATATCGGTTTTTTCACATACGAGGCCCTGTCCCATCCCGAGAGGGACCAATTGGAACAACAGCCCACACTCTTTGTGGACAACGAGGCCTTAGCTAAGGGGCTAAGCTGTCTCGTAGGAAAATTGGACAGCATCAACCACAGCACAGTAGTCGTGCATAACCAAAGCATACTCATTGGTGTTACACCAAAGGATAAACGACAGGAATTGGGCAATGACTTGCATCAGCAACTCCTCACTATGGCAAAAAGCATAACCCCTCGTAGTTATCAAATAGAAATCTTATCGGAGAAGCAACTACAAGCCAAACTGGATCTCAAGGATCTGAGTAAAATAAGCCTTTCCTCCGGCATTGCACGGGGGGGCTGGGAATCCGCGAGTCGTAGTTCCAGTTACGCCAGCTACGGTAGTGAGGAGGGCGATACCACGGCCCTGATTACCATTGATCGACCTTTGCTGGCCAGAGGGCTAGGATACATGTTGGGGAAAAATTTTACCTTTTGTCCTAGTCATACGTTATTGGTAACCGATGATATAGTTTTTGTGGGAATTCCCAACTTAGCCAAGAATACCGGGGAAGATACACGCGACGATGATATCCAGAACAGGGACAAGAGCAACAACAATGGAGAAGATGCTGACGACCCTACGGGTGGTACCCGTACACGGGATTACACACATGGGGAATTCATTCAAGAGGCAGTCCAAATGATAGAAAGCATCACGCCCGGATATTACAAAGTAAAAATTCTCGATGAGGGGTATTTGCGCGATAAAGTCAACAGTGCGGATCTGCGCAATGTTGGGTCTGATGGGGTTACCAATCGGCAGGGCACCTTAGGGAAAATTATACGTGAACTTGGGGATCCCACCCCGCCTGGGGGTCTCGATCCCACGGAATCACCCTGA
- the lipA gene encoding lipoyl synthase, which yields MVEEMVPGSRKPEWLKVRLSTNADFRELKAMMRNKKLNTVCEEARCPNIHACWSQRTATFMILGSVCTRACRFCAVHTGMPTELDGEEPERVAEAVEQMGVRYAVVTSVARDDLQDGGASLFAATIHAIRARNPQTRVEVLIPDFGGSQKSLQTVLDAHPDVLNHNIETVRRLTPRVRAKATYDRTLMLLQLSKRLASGIPTKSSIMLGVGETMGEVLTTLRDLRDHDVDIVTLGQYLQPTTSHLPIARYVTPAEFDQLRTLGMNMGFSHIESGPLVRSSYQAHAQADAALETLAKREEAGALESETNKAKSG from the coding sequence ATGGTCGAGGAGATGGTGCCGGGTAGCCGTAAACCAGAGTGGTTGAAGGTACGGCTCTCCACAAATGCTGACTTCCGCGAATTGAAGGCAATGATGCGAAACAAAAAGCTCAATACCGTTTGTGAGGAAGCTCGTTGTCCCAATATTCATGCATGCTGGTCCCAGCGTACGGCCACTTTCATGATCCTGGGGAGTGTCTGTACACGAGCCTGCCGGTTCTGTGCCGTGCATACGGGCATGCCCACAGAATTGGACGGGGAAGAACCAGAACGCGTCGCTGAAGCCGTGGAACAAATGGGGGTTCGTTATGCAGTCGTAACATCGGTGGCCCGTGATGACCTGCAGGACGGGGGAGCCAGCCTATTTGCTGCGACGATTCATGCGATACGCGCCCGCAATCCACAAACGCGTGTGGAGGTTTTGATACCTGATTTCGGGGGTTCACAGAAATCCTTGCAAACGGTATTGGATGCCCACCCCGATGTGCTCAACCACAATATTGAAACAGTGCGTCGTCTGACACCCCGTGTGAGGGCCAAGGCAACCTACGATCGTACTCTGATGCTTTTACAGCTCTCTAAGCGTTTAGCATCCGGGATTCCTACAAAATCCAGCATCATGCTCGGTGTAGGGGAAACAATGGGAGAAGTGCTAACCACGCTGCGCGATCTGCGTGATCATGATGTGGACATTGTGACATTGGGTCAATATCTCCAGCCCACCACATCGCACCTGCCGATTGCCCGTTATGTGACTCCAGCAGAATTTGATCAACTGCGTACGTTGGGAATGAACATGGGTTTCTCACACATCGAGTCGGGTCCCCTCGTGCGCAGTTCTTACCAAGCACACGCGCAGGCCGACGCAGCACTGGAAACCTTAGCAAAACGGGAGGAGGCAGGTGCCCTAGAGTCCGAAACAAACAAGGCAAAATCAGGGTGA
- a CDS encoding M23 family metallopeptidase, producing MSGVFSLALAGLLLWGYGSSSEPPPILLPSTYHPPLPESSNHPDPMIFWKTVGHAVGIPWTYLAAMNQVEGGFTYWQKWKDEKPWLTLRVPQHVWGGWMHPEPGKTNPLAVHIFGGMGQDANGDGRADPEDPVDVLYSIAHFLAQKGTQPDQLHEQLWNYYYDGQITAQVIHIARIYQVMGTDQLNTYRFPLPTESDPSIIKDNWQQLRRWGRKGKKTLRFHEGIDLFAPHGATVVAPCYGYIEQMGWNSFGGWRLGIRDGKNRYHYLAHLSGFRQGMSLGDIVSPGEKIGTVGSSGYGSLGTLGKFPAHLHYGLYHSSEKKNYAVNPLSFLQKLQRQERDTRRKKKKFKAVSVARLPEWTSMGNPE from the coding sequence ATGAGCGGAGTTTTCTCGCTTGCACTGGCGGGCCTCCTCCTGTGGGGGTATGGTAGTAGCAGCGAACCCCCTCCCATTCTATTGCCCTCCACGTACCACCCCCCTCTTCCAGAATCGTCCAATCATCCTGATCCCATGATCTTCTGGAAAACTGTAGGTCATGCAGTGGGTATACCGTGGACCTATCTTGCTGCCATGAATCAGGTGGAAGGGGGCTTCACCTATTGGCAGAAATGGAAGGATGAAAAACCCTGGTTGACCCTTCGTGTTCCCCAACACGTTTGGGGCGGCTGGATGCATCCTGAGCCGGGAAAAACAAACCCTCTAGCCGTGCATATCTTTGGTGGTATGGGGCAGGATGCCAATGGCGATGGTAGAGCCGATCCAGAAGATCCTGTCGATGTGCTTTATAGTATCGCCCATTTTCTCGCCCAAAAAGGTACACAACCGGATCAACTCCATGAACAGTTGTGGAACTATTATTACGATGGACAGATTACCGCCCAGGTAATCCATATTGCACGTATTTACCAGGTAATGGGTACGGATCAACTAAACACCTATCGTTTTCCCTTACCCACAGAGAGTGACCCGTCCATCATTAAGGATAACTGGCAACAACTACGTAGATGGGGGAGGAAAGGAAAGAAGACACTACGCTTTCATGAAGGTATTGACCTATTTGCCCCCCACGGTGCCACAGTTGTAGCTCCTTGTTACGGCTATATAGAACAAATGGGTTGGAATTCCTTTGGCGGTTGGAGATTGGGGATTCGTGATGGCAAGAACCGCTATCATTATTTGGCCCATTTGTCTGGTTTTCGACAGGGGATGTCTTTGGGTGATATCGTGTCACCAGGGGAGAAAATAGGCACAGTAGGTTCATCGGGATATGGTTCCCTGGGTACTCTGGGCAAATTCCCTGCCCATCTCCATTATGGGTTATACCATTCCAGTGAGAAGAAAAATTATGCTGTCAACCCGTTGTCCTTTCTACAGAAACTGCAACGACAGGAACGTGATACGAGAAGGAAAAAGAAAAAATTCAAAGCCGTTTCTGTTGCCAGGCTGCCGGAATGGACTTCGATGGGAAATCCCGAATGA
- a CDS encoding UbiD family decarboxylase, translating into MHHNLRAWLEVLVREKELTIIETPVNPHLEIAEIHRRVIREEGPALFFANVQGSRFPVVTNLLGTTRRMDLAFGPRPERIVRQLVGMIEHLLPPRLGMFWQKRSLLFPLLRIGLQRVPHHKASVLEETMDPVDLNALPVLTSWPGDSGPFFTLPMVYTEPPGGGSHNLGMYRMQRYDSGTTGMHFQIQKGGGFHYDAAEKQRQDLPVQVFLGGPPALLAAAVAPLPELFPELLLASFLLGKRLPVTQNHCPAEAEFLLQGVVKPLERRVEGPFGDHYGFYSLAHSFPVFRVQSVHHRRDAIYPATVVGKPPQEDFYLGDFLQNLFSPLFPYIMPGVRNLWTYGESGFHSLAAAIVEERYTRESLVHALRILGEGQLSLTKCLLITDQWIDLRNIYHCLTTILERFQPEEDLIVLPQTSADTLDYTGKKFNRGSKMILMGLGREPCRVLPSDPSLPDMIGISHIAAFCPGVLVLEGCSYTKDPQQAQRFLENYGDICSSWPLLILADSTRITRDPTSFLWSVFTRFDPDLDIHAHYTIKRHRLRYRLPILIDARHKPFYPDEVVVDETTERQVTDRWKTYFPHDTLVAMETFPVPQKHDGSLK; encoded by the coding sequence ATGCATCACAACCTGCGTGCATGGCTAGAGGTGTTGGTAAGGGAAAAAGAACTGACCATTATAGAAACCCCAGTGAATCCCCATCTCGAAATAGCAGAAATCCACCGTCGCGTAATAAGGGAAGAAGGGCCGGCCTTATTCTTTGCCAATGTACAGGGGAGTAGATTTCCAGTTGTCACCAATCTACTAGGCACGACACGGCGGATGGACCTGGCATTTGGTCCTCGTCCTGAACGGATAGTTCGTCAACTCGTAGGAATGATCGAGCATCTCCTCCCCCCCCGTTTGGGAATGTTTTGGCAGAAACGTTCTCTGCTTTTTCCTCTCCTGAGGATAGGTTTACAAAGGGTACCTCATCATAAGGCATCTGTGTTGGAGGAAACCATGGATCCCGTTGACCTGAATGCTCTGCCTGTGCTCACCAGTTGGCCTGGAGACAGCGGCCCTTTTTTTACCTTGCCCATGGTCTACACTGAACCCCCAGGGGGGGGGAGTCATAACTTGGGTATGTATCGTATGCAACGTTATGATTCTGGTACCACGGGTATGCATTTTCAGATCCAAAAAGGGGGGGGATTCCATTATGATGCAGCGGAGAAACAACGGCAGGACTTGCCTGTACAAGTTTTCCTCGGTGGCCCCCCCGCCCTTCTGGCGGCGGCTGTCGCCCCCCTACCGGAATTATTTCCTGAATTATTGCTCGCCTCCTTTTTGCTCGGAAAGAGGTTACCTGTAACGCAGAATCATTGTCCTGCAGAGGCGGAGTTTCTCCTCCAGGGAGTTGTGAAACCCCTTGAACGTCGTGTAGAAGGTCCATTTGGGGACCATTACGGTTTTTACTCCCTGGCCCATTCCTTTCCCGTTTTTCGCGTTCAGTCTGTTCATCATCGACGGGATGCCATATACCCAGCAACGGTTGTTGGGAAACCACCCCAGGAGGACTTTTATCTTGGCGATTTTTTGCAGAATCTGTTTTCTCCCCTTTTTCCCTATATTATGCCCGGTGTGCGTAACTTGTGGACCTATGGGGAGAGTGGATTTCACTCCTTAGCCGCTGCTATCGTAGAGGAACGTTACACACGCGAGTCACTTGTTCATGCCTTGCGAATTTTAGGGGAGGGTCAGCTTTCCCTAACCAAGTGCCTACTTATAACGGACCAATGGATAGATTTACGAAATATTTATCACTGTTTGACAACCATTTTGGAGAGATTTCAACCTGAGGAGGATCTCATCGTTTTACCCCAAACCTCTGCTGATACACTGGATTACACAGGAAAAAAATTCAATAGAGGGAGCAAGATGATTCTGATGGGCTTGGGAAGGGAACCTTGTCGCGTTTTGCCCTCCGATCCTTCCCTACCGGATATGATAGGCATTAGCCATATCGCGGCCTTCTGTCCTGGGGTTTTGGTTCTGGAGGGTTGTTCCTACACAAAGGATCCCCAACAGGCCCAACGTTTCTTAGAGAACTATGGTGATATTTGTTCCTCTTGGCCTCTCCTCATACTAGCGGATTCCACCCGAATAACCCGGGACCCTACCAGTTTTCTCTGGAGTGTGTTCACCCGCTTCGATCCCGATCTTGATATACATGCCCATTACACGATCAAACGGCACCGTCTTCGTTACCGCCTGCCTATTCTTATCGATGCTCGTCACAAACCCTTTTATCCAGATGAGGTCGTGGTAGACGAAACAACGGAACGACAGGTCACCGATCGATGGAAAACCTATTTCCCCCATGATACTCTCGTTGCCATGGAAACTTTTCCTGTTCCTCAAAAACATGATGGATCATTAAAATAA
- a CDS encoding DUF3055 domain-containing protein, with protein MDHFLYDDTETTRTRFIGFAGETQRFDLAVITTQRFYGKFLVLDMQSNQLAILGPDDLKKNGYLEEAYGLDKEGGQELRNFLELIII; from the coding sequence ATGGATCATTTTCTATACGATGATACGGAAACAACACGCACCCGTTTCATTGGTTTTGCGGGGGAAACCCAGAGATTTGATTTAGCTGTGATTACAACCCAGAGATTCTATGGAAAATTCCTTGTTCTTGATATGCAATCAAACCAGTTAGCGATCCTAGGACCCGATGATTTGAAAAAAAACGGATATTTGGAAGAAGCATATGGTTTGGACAAAGAAGGTGGCCAGGAATTGAGAAATTTTTTGGAACTGATTATCATATGA
- a CDS encoding spore coat protein: protein MQSYFPPPPTGRSYPKPSMPYPQPNPPPFPHDAPPKKQSELPHHLHSPQVSSAGTQTASPPTLTEHDCLHDLLLTEKNLGHGYTIASMEASNVELARMATRNLHDTQQAQQRLFQCLHKEGQYPVEGAPPHQVRQKAQQLSKMKQEFPYPH from the coding sequence ATGCAATCCTACTTTCCCCCTCCTCCTACAGGACGAAGCTATCCGAAACCCTCCATGCCGTACCCACAACCCAATCCACCTCCCTTCCCCCACGATGCCCCCCCAAAAAAACAATCAGAACTCCCCCATCATTTGCATTCCCCCCAGGTCAGTTCGGCGGGTACACAAACCGCATCACCACCCACCCTCACGGAACATGATTGTTTGCATGATCTTTTACTTACAGAGAAAAATCTGGGACATGGGTATACCATTGCATCTATGGAAGCCAGCAATGTGGAACTAGCAAGGATGGCTACCAGAAATCTCCATGATACACAACAGGCCCAACAACGTTTATTCCAGTGTCTTCACAAGGAAGGGCAATACCCTGTTGAGGGGGCCCCCCCCCACCAGGTCCGCCAAAAAGCACAACAGTTATCCAAAATGAAACAGGAATTCCCTTATCCCCACTGA
- a CDS encoding DUF86 domain-containing protein yields the protein MYRIDKQAVQDQLQMLHLCAEVLEHTSAPTFSRDLLSSFAVARASHIAMECIIDIGVRLIDALCLRDPGCYRDVIDILAEGGFLPEALAGQLVHQLGARRRLVQDYATLSVEAMWACHFPPLLCCEVAGVFTVLLERLGRGEYM from the coding sequence GTGTATCGAATCGATAAGCAAGCTGTTCAAGATCAATTGCAAATGTTGCATCTCTGCGCGGAGGTTCTGGAACATACTAGTGCCCCCACATTTTCGCGGGATTTGTTGTCATCCTTTGCTGTAGCCCGGGCGAGTCATATTGCTATGGAATGCATCATTGACATAGGTGTTCGATTGATTGATGCATTATGCTTACGTGATCCCGGATGTTATCGAGATGTTATTGATATCTTGGCGGAGGGTGGTTTTCTCCCCGAAGCCTTGGCTGGGCAGTTGGTTCATCAATTGGGAGCGCGGCGTCGGTTGGTGCAGGACTATGCTACCCTCTCCGTAGAGGCTATGTGGGCTTGCCATTTCCCCCCTCTCCTTTGCTGTGAAGTGGCTGGGGTTTTTACTGTCCTTTTGGAGCGATTAGGAAGAGGGGAGTACATGTAG
- a CDS encoding DUF1450 domain-containing protein encodes MRPLLEFCVNNLCPDVQRMRKRLEEEGEWDIVEYPCLGNCGLCAAAPFVLLEGEVVTARTGEELEKAIREAILDGSTI; translated from the coding sequence ATGCGGCCTTTACTGGAATTTTGTGTCAATAATCTGTGTCCTGATGTTCAGAGGATGAGAAAACGTTTGGAGGAAGAAGGGGAATGGGATATAGTGGAATACCCCTGTTTGGGGAATTGTGGATTGTGTGCTGCTGCTCCGTTCGTGTTATTGGAGGGGGAGGTGGTGACAGCCCGCACCGGGGAGGAGTTAGAAAAAGCGATAAGGGAAGCCATCTTGGATGGTTCAACGATTTGA